A genomic window from Salvia hispanica cultivar TCC Black 2014 chromosome 5, UniMelb_Shisp_WGS_1.0, whole genome shotgun sequence includes:
- the LOC125190230 gene encoding protein Brevis radix-like 2, with amino-acid sequence MLTCIACSKQPNAAGSLSELPQDDRTPTSKKAIRNLTAQIKDMAVKASGAYRNCKPCGGSSGHSKGQNYLDSDAGSVSERFYGSYKRAGSSESTPRPWGKEMDAKLKALSSGYTTPASVSSISEAFVLMEEDEPKEWVAQVEPGVLITFVSLPQCGNDIKRIRFSREIFNKWQAQRWWSENQDKVIELYNVQKFSRHAVPAPTPPRSEDEISKVESMDDTPETPRLSKERLPHHFCQSLPEQHPLQSHEYNDSGGLNSTPKVSSASAAKIETSSIVASSRSSSSREVDHSGELLASNSSDLETEWVEQDVPGVYITIRILPNGARELKRVRFSREIFGESQARLWWEENRLRIQQQYL; translated from the exons TGCCTCAGGACGACCGAACTCCTACCTCCAAGAAGGCCATCAGAAACCTCACTGCACAA ATCAAGGACATGGCTGTCAAGGCATCTGGTGCATACAGGAACTGCAAGCCCTGTGGTGGTTCGTCAGGGCACAGCAAGGGCCAGAATTACTTGGACTCGGATGCTGGCTCAGTGTCAGAGAGGTTTTATGGCTCATACAAAAGAGCTGGCAGTTCAGAGTCCACCCCACGGCCTTGGGGAAAGGAAATGGATGCCAAGTTGAAGGCCCTCTCTAGTGGCTATACCACACCGGCTTCAGTTAGCAGTATAAGCGAGGCGTTTGTTCTTATGGAGGAAGATGAGCCAAAAGAATGGGTTGCACAGGTTGAGCCTGGGGTGTTGATTACATTTGTTTCACTGCCACAGTGTGGAAATGATATTAAGAGGATCAGATTCAG CCGAGAGATATTTAACAAATGGCAAGCACAACGCTGGTGGTCGGAGAACCAGGATAAAGTAATAGAATTATACAACGTCCAAAAGTTCAGTCGTCATGCAGTACCAGCACCAACTCCTCCTCGGTCAGAAGATGAG ATTTCAAAAGTTGAATCCATGGATGATACCCCTGAGACACCTCGACTGAGCAAGGAGCGTCTTCCTCATCACTTTTGTCAGAGCTTGCCCGAACAGCACCCATTGCAATCTCACGAGTACAACGATTCTGGTGGTCTTAATTCAACACCAAAAGTCTCCAGTGCTAGTGCTGCAAAGATTGAGACATCATCAATTGTTGCTTCTTCACGTTCAAGTTCATCAAGGGAAGTTGATCACTCTGGAGAGCTTTTAGCAAGCAATTCTAGTGATTTAGAGACTGAGTGGGTTGAACAAGATGTGCCTGGAGTCTACATTACCATCAGAATACTTCCAAATGGTGCTCGAGAGCTTAAAAGAGTGCGGTTCAG CCGAGAAATATTTGGAGAATCGCAAGCAAGATTGTGGTGGGAAGAGAACAGATTGAGGATTCAACAGCAATACTTGTGA